Genomic segment of Sodaliphilus pleomorphus:
CTTGCCAAGTCGACCTCCATCTCTCACATACTTGTCACGACCAGACTTGAGTCGATAGTAGATAGTTTCTCTCTCCAGTTCTGCTGCTGTTCCCAGGACTGCACACATTATAGTGAGATATGGGTTCTCCTTTCCTGATGGAGAAAAGATGGAGAGTTGTTCCTTGAGAAAGTAGCAGTTGATATGGTGATCCTTTAGCCACTTGATACTCTCAAGGATCTCATCACATCTACGACCTAAACGAGAAAGTTCTGAGATAAGGATGACATCTATATCGTTCTCCAGAGAAAATGAGAATGCTTCTTGAAGAAGTGGTCTCTCCTTATTAGTCTTGCCACCTGATATGTGTTCTTGAAAAACCTTGACAACTGTAAGGGCATTGACATCTGCATAGTGATTAAGGTCCTCTACCTGTCTTGTTGTGTCTTGTCTTGACTCCAACGATCCTGATGAAGAGCATCTGGTGAATATGATAGCCTTTTTCATACTTTAGTGTATTAAGGGTAAAAGTGTGCTGAACTTAATCTATATATATTGTGTAATACGACGACGAAGTGTATCGTCGTTTATCTTTGATATTATTTGGCACATTTAAGTGTACGATTTGAATCAGATAAGATTTTTATCAAGTGATCAGCTATTCTAACAGCATCCTCAGTTGTGGAAATTGTTGGTATAGGATGAGCATAGTTGCTACACATTCCTGCAAGAATAAGTGACGCTGCCTGGAATCTTCTCTGTTCCCAGTCTATCTTTTGATTGGATTGTTCTCTGAAGAACCGAACTGCTGCTTCAAAGAAATGAAGTTCTATCGTTGTCATATTGTGCTATGTTTTATATGTTATTCTGTATTACGAAGTTAGCAGATCTTTTTGAGACAAACAAGAGAATAGATTGCTTATTTTATTGAATATCAAATATTTAGCCTTATTTTGCCATTTGTGAACACAAAAAATACGACGATTGCGATTTCGCTCGGCAATTCATTTCTTTCCTAATTCCCTTCAATGTCATAACAAGGGCATTGAACTTTTCATCAGAGTCACAATCTTTGATATACTTCTCAATGAGATTTTGAATCTTATTGATAGCCTCACCTTCTCCATAGGTACTCTTGAGCTTATTACCTGAGAGAATAATCAATTGAGAAGTATCATTCTTCTCACGCCCAAGTGATGGAAATACCAGATTGATGTATGCGAACTTATACTCTACATAAACATTCACTTCATAAGCCTTAAATGTCTCAAATGCAGTCTTGATAGGTTTACTCATTGGATTAAGTGTAGCACTATACTCCACAAGACACTTGTTTTTACTATTAAGAATTTTAAGGTTCTCTGCATATTCTTTGTTGAACAAGTAACCAATCTGGTTTATCTTCTTACAATCATCCTTGCACTTATTAATATCAGTAAAGAGGGGATCAAAGTCAAAACCTTTTGCTGTAGCCCACCCCTTAAGTACCTTAACAGAGAATGGATTCTTTGTAATGACAATTACAGATTGCAGGAGTTGATTGCGACTCACTGGATACTCTGTCTTCCAGGTCATATCATAAGATGTCCAACCTGAAAGGTACTTGTGATTTTTCTTAATTGTAATCTTCATAA
This window contains:
- a CDS encoding recombinase family protein; the protein is MKKAIIFTRCSSSGSLESRQDTTRQVEDLNHYADVNALTVVKVFQEHISGGKTNKERPLLQEAFSFSLENDIDVILISELSRLGRRCDEILESIKWLKDHHINCYFLKEQLSIFSPSGKENPYLTIMCAVLGTAAELERETIYYRLKSGRDKYVRDGGRLGKPKGSGIKTKDQMATEYKSILKNLRTGQSVRNTAKITGFSPSTVQKVKREFAL